CGACACTTCTCGCATTACTCCGAGCCTCAGCCGGACGCGCGCAGACCAGCCAGCATGGCCGAGCGCCGAGTGCCCTTCTCGCTCCTGCGGGGCCCCAGCTGGGACCCTTTCCGCGATTGGTACCCGGCCCACAGCCGCCTCTTCGACCAGGCCTTCGGGCTGCCCCGGCTGCCCGAGGAGTGGTCGCAGTGGCTGAGCCACAGCGGATGGCCGGGCTACGTGCGCCCGCTGTCCGCCGCCGCGATCGAGGGTCCCTCCTACAGCCGCGCGCTCAGCCGGCAGCTCAGCAGCGGCTTCTCGGAGATCCAGCAGACTGCCGACCGCTGGCGCGTGTCCCTGGACGTCAACCACTTCGCCCCCGAGGAGCTGACGGTCAAGACCAAGGACGGCGTGGTGGAGATCACTGGTGAGCCCCCCCCCGGGGACTGGGGGCGCCGGCCCCCGGCCTCTCGCCGGTCCTGGGGAGGAGCCCTGGGCAGGGACCTGGGTTGAAatgcggggcggggggcggcggggggggctGGAAAGTGAAAACTTAGCCAAGGACCCGGGGGCAGAGCCGGGGGAACGGGGCGGGCCTCCTTGCCCTGCCCCTGGCCTGTATCCACTTCTCTGGAGTTGGGGGTTGCTGGTAGCTCCTAATGGATCTTTTAGCCCTAAAAAGTCTCCGCTAAGGGAAGAAACGCCCCCTTCCAGCGGAGACCCCCacggcccagccccacccccaagggACCAGGTCTCCCCGCGCCCACCCGCGCCTACCCACCCCGGCCTGCGGCTGGTATGAAGAGGGCGTCGCCGCCCGCCCCGCGCCGTCTCCGCCCATAGCCCGTGTCCGCGGAGGGGGCGTGTGCGCGTGCCCGGCGCTGCGGCCCCCCTCACCGCTCCCAAAGCCCCTGAACCGAACTTTCCAGAAGCTTCTGAGATCCCGGGACAGCCTGGGGCACCCAAATCCCTTAGTCAGTCTTGCCTGCCCTGAGTCCTGGCCGCCAGGTGGGACGCGTTTGGATGTGCGCCAGCTGGAGAGGccgcccctccctgcctcctctgacCTCCTTACCCCCGCCCCTCCACTCCCCTCTCCCTCAGGCAAGCACGAAGAGCGACAGGACGAGCACGGCTACATTTCCCGGTGCTTCACTCGAAAATACACGTGAGTCCTGGCTCCAGAGCTGGGGGGGCTGGAGGAGGTCGCAGGGACACACAGGTGTGTAATGCTTCTCCTCCCTTTCTGCGTGTCCAGGCTGCCCCCCGGTGTGGACCCCACCCAGgtctcctcctccctgtcccccgAGGGCACGCTCACCGTGGAGGCCCCGTTGCCCAAGCCAGCCACCCAGTCGGCAGAGATCACCATCCCTGTAACCTTCGAGGCGCGGGCCCAGCTTGGGGGCCCAGAAGCTGGGAAGTCTGAACAGCCTGGAAACAAATAAAGGCCCTAGCCCAGTTGCCCACCCCACAGTAGCCATCACTGACCATCCCCACGCACCAAACCTCTGTACTCTTTTGATATCTTTACCTTCTGTTTTTCTCAAAGTTCAAAACAACTGCCTGCCCCTGCCTCGGACCCTGGTGTGTTTGTGGAGACATAGGGGTTGTGGGTGGTTCACACGCTCATCACCTTTGCTgagggcctgctgtgtgccaaggcCCACGCTGGGCCCTGTGGGTACAGTGGTGTCCATCACagggcacagccctgccctccagtCCCTTGTTTATTAAGAGAGAAACAGTCATTGTTTATGGCAATTAAAACCACCcccagggctgggcttccctggtgccgcagtggttaagaatccacctgccaatgtaggagacacgggttcgagccctggtctgggaagatcccacatgccgcggagcaactaagctcgtgcgccacaactactgagcctgcgctgtagaacctgctcgccgcaactagagaaaagcccgcacatcaaagacccgatgcagccaaaaataaataaataaataaattcatgaagAAAAAACCAAACCCAGGGCTAGGTGTGGGATCAGGGGAAACCAGGAGATGCACCTGGCCCAGGCTTAGGCACTCAGGAACACCTGGGCaggggggaggtgagggggggacagggcagggtctggggaggggagcTTCCTGGGAGCTCAGAGTTCCTTCCTGCCCTCATCATTAACTTCATTAATCCTGGGGAAGAGGGGCAGGACCAGGTAGATGGTATGGGGGGGTGTGTGGCCACCCCAGATGGCATTCTGAGGGGAGATTGGCCTCGTCAAAGGACCTTTCCCGCCAGGCCAGGCCGTGCAGGTAGCAGGGGGCCTGGGCCCTCAGGCCTGAGGGTGCCCTGCAGAGAGCGAGGGCAGGTGCGGCCTAGGTTTTGGTGGAAGAGAGGCAAAGACCTGCCAGGGGAAGCAGTGGCTGCAGGAGGGCCTGCCTTGACTGTCCCCGGCAGGAACACCCACACCTACCTCAGCCTTTGTCCttgtcctccccccaccctcttccctgcCCTAGGAGGGTTCGGGGCGACCTAGGGGAGGGAGAAAGTAGATGGGGGCTTTGGAGCCCAGTCTGAAAGTAGATGGGGGATTTTGAGACCCCACATTCTCTCCACCAGCAAGCTCCCAGAGCGGGGGGCTATGGCCAGACGCTTCTGGGTGCACAGCCCTACTTTGTCATGCTGGGTGCACAGCCCTACTTTGTCAGGGTCCCTGAGAGGAGCAGCACCcgcagggaggggcctggggcacCCACACACCACCTCTCACGCCGTCCAACTTCTCAGTTTCTCCTCCCTGGTGTGGGCTCCCTGTTGGGACACCACGATCTGGAGCAGGCGTAAAGCCAAAGGGGGTCCCGGCCCTCGAGGGCCCCGCCGAACCTGGAAGGAGGCCAAGAGGGAAATAAACACCTGGAACAAGGACGGTTCTGGCCCAGCTGGCAGCACAGGTCCGGGCCTGTCAGCCAGGACACCGCCCAGTCTACCCACCCTCCCACCCGGTTTCCTGAGCTCTGATCGCCTAAACCTTCCACCCTCTCCCCGAGACACACACCCCCCACGTCTCAGATGTCTCCTGGACGCCTCCACGCTCCCGTGGCCACAACCCAGAGTCAGCCTGTCCAGTTCTCACTCTCGCTCTGCTGGCCAGTGCCCTTGTGGCTGGCAACAGGGTGGCCCTGACCTCCACGGGGGTGGCTGGGTGCCCCTATCTGGTCGGAGAGAGTGATTGCAAGGTTGCCGGGCTGCCAGCTCCTCCACTGGTGCCCTGGACGTGTGGGAGAGCTAGTTCCAAGCCTTTGACCAGGTAATCCTCACATCAGCCCCGAGAAGAGGTGCGGTTACTGCTGCTTGACAACTGGGCAGTGAGCCTCAAAGAAGTGAAGAGACTTGCCCAGGTTCACACAGCTCGTcctggagggggcagagggccATCTGCGTCGCCCCAGACACGGGAGGTCAGATTAACTCAGACACaaggctggtgggggggggggctccaCAGCTGGAAGTGCTGCCGCATAAGGCTCCGTGGGGcctcaggaggaggaggacagcgATGCAGCTGAGCCTGGGGGCCTGGGCCACTCGAGGGGGTGAGGCTGCAAAATGGCCCGGAGAGAGCTGCCGGGTCTCAGGCCCGGAGTCCAGGGCCATGGCCTGGGGTAGGCAGGGGTCAGCGCCTGGGTGCTGTCGGTGCTATAGGAATGGAATATAGGTCCGGGGGCTCAGGCCATCACTGGGGTCACAGCTGGGGCACGAGGGAGGTAGGAAGTGAAGAATTCAGTCCCTGCAAAGGAAACAGGCCGCAGTCTCCGTGGGAAACCAAAGtaggaggtgaggaagctgagacagaTGCCCTATAGGCGGCCTGGGCCACACAgtggggggcggggcagaggcaggaggggagcctggggctgggctggccctACGCCCAGAGCTCATCTCAGAGGACGTGGGATCTGGGCAGCACCTCTGGGCGGAGTGGTGGGTGGGGCAGGCTGGCTCAGGTCTGGGAGTCTCCACAGGGAGAGGCCGGTTCTGAGTATTGAGATGCCTGGTGAGTCCCTGCCCTACTGCTGTCCCCGGCCTCGCCAAGCCTTTCCCTGATTTTCAGTGGGTCCCTCTCTAAACGCCTCTGATGACATTCAGGTCTGCAGACTCAGACACTGGCCTTGGTTCAGTGAACGCTAGCATCTGGGTCCCTCTGCTCAGCCGACGGGTGCCTGAGGGGCAATGCCCCCTGCTCCAGGCCAGTGACAAAGGCACCCTCAAGGACCTCAAATCCCTGTGGCTGCAGCTCACCTCTCACCAGCTCCAGCTCCCCTGGGGATCCGTGGGGTGCACAAGCCGCTCTCAGTTCCAGGCCGATCCCTgggtctctccttttctctctccctcccagttATGAAATCTGCCCTCCCTGTTGGCTCCTCCTCTGGGCCCAGCACCCAGCCCGTAGGTCCAAGTCCCTGCTTGAGCTCAAGGGGGCAAGCGGAGGACACAGCCCAGTGACGAGCAGCATTCTACCATTAGAGAGGGCCCAGGACAGCCTGCGGAGTCTCAGTGGAGTGGGAAAGAGGGATTTCCAGAAGTGACCCTTGTGTGACAGGCAAGGGGGAGTTGCATGGGTGAGGCTGGAAGGCTGGTGTGGtcaggctggaggaggggctgcaAGCAGAGAGGGCAAGTGAAGGAGCTGCGGGGGCCCCATCTTGGAGGGCATCGAAGGCCACGCTAAGTGCAGGCTAAGCAAAGGGTTTAAGCATCCCTGCTTTAGAAACAGGGTTCCAGACCTTAGAGGAGAGTGGTTGGGAGGGGCAGCCGTGAGGCGGGGGCAGTGTGCTGCTGAGACATAGTGGGCATGGGTCCTGCCAGGGAGAGGGGGATCGCACGCCAGGATGTGGCAGCAGCAGGCTCTGCAGTGTGGGGTGACACACCGGACGTCGgggtgctggggggtgggggaaggaggggacctCTAAAGTCCTGAGCGCCCTGCCTGGGGCTTGCTGACTTCGCAGTCTCTGTAAGGTCAAGCAGCCACCAGACCTTGGCTGCTGGGGGAGTGAACTGTTTCCAGCTGCCCTCATCTTCCCTGCTACTGAATCAACCTAGGGTTTGCCAGGGAGACTGCTCTGTGGAGAGGCTGGGGCGGGGAATAAAAGCTGCCCGGAGAATGGCTGCAGAGGACTCCAGTGCTGGATCCAAAGGGTACGGCCAGAGCACCTTTGTGATGGGGAGGGGCAACCAAgcgaaggaagagaggagggtaGGGTTGGACTGGAGCCCCCGCCCAGGGTTGACCAGGAGGTTGACCATTAGAGACCCCAGACCCCTGGCCGGCTGGCAGCCACACAAGCCCTACGTGCCCtggcagagcccagggcagggcagagatCAGCCTGGAGGGGTTTCTATCTGCTGGCCTTACCCCGGACCCCCTGCACCTCTACACTACACCCAATCCCCACATGCACACAGTGGCACCTGGGGGTTTGGGACAGCCCTGCAGCCAGGACTTGGCGCCGGGTCCAGACGTGCACAGCAGCGACTGAGCTCCAGCTCAGGACCAAAGCAGGGAAGGAGGATGCAGCATGGGTGAGGGCAGCTGGGCGAGCCTGGGCTGGTCTTAGCCAGAGTCTGCCACTGGGCCCTGCAGCTCAGACCCTGATGAAATGGGGGCTAAGCCCTGCCCTCAGGCTGCTGTCCTAGGGAAGTGGGCCCTGGGAATGTGTGCCTCCCCCATCCCAAAGTGTGTACTCTCTGTCCATCTACCATGCCCCTGTGTTCCAGCCCTAAAGAGCACAGGAGCCTGGGGGCGGGAATTACTCCATCCCTGGCAAAGATCCTCTTAGTCAAGGGCTCTGgatcctcccctccctcctccacctgcccAGGTGACTTTGACTTCATTATATGCATCTAACTCTGCCTCCTAATTATGAACCATATTCTCATGGGCCTCTGATGAGACAGCTCTGCCAACAGCTAGTTGTGCAGGGAAAGCTGGAAGCATGAAAAATACCAGGAATCCCAGGCCTGGCTAAGAAGGGACGGCTCCAGATCAATAACAAAATCTCTGGATGGTCTCGGGTAGGAGCGTGGAGGGCGGAAGAGCCTCACTGGCCAGTCGGCCACTTCCATCTCTTCTGAAGGGCAGACTGAGGGCAAGGGAAAGTCAAGTATCCAGACAGGGCTCCCAGCTTGCAGCCCAGGGGGAAAAGGTAATGTGCGGGGACCCTGGGGAAAACTGACCTGCCCTAGGAGAGGTCCCTGCAGTTTAACAACCCCCTCCTACCCTTCCTTCCAGCCTTGCACGCCTACCAGCTTGGAACACCTCCCTGCCCAGCCTAGGTGGCAATGGTTGGGTCAAGATGCAGCACTGGTGATCCAGGGGCTGTCTCAGTGGAAGGAAGTCTACCCTCACCCCCATCTCGGGGCTGAACAGGGCAGAGCCTGCCAGGAAGGTTTAAAGAATAGATaggggttgggacttccctggtggcgcagtgcttaagaacccgcctgccaatgcaggggacacgggttcgagccctggtccaggaagatcccacatgccgcggagcaattaagcccgtgcgccacaactactgagcccgcactctagagcccgcgagccacaactactgaagcccatgtgcgtagagcccgtgctccgcaacaaagagagccaccgcaatgagaagcctgtgcaccgcaaggaagagtagtccccgctcgccacaactagagaaagcccacacgcagcaatgaagacccaacgcagccataaataaatttgtaaaaaaaaaaaagaatagatagggATGCAGGAGCAGCTCTGCGTTCAGGAAAAAGCACTGGGCTAAGCCCAGCTCTAGGTTTGCGCCAGCTCTGTCCATTTTGGAGGCATGGCCTGGGGTCCAGCCCCGCTCTGGGCTCAGTTTCCATTCTGAGGGGTCTGGGTGGCCCCTGAGGCCCCTCCTGCCTTGATTGTCTGTCAGTGTTGTCAGCTCTGTGCAGACCAGAAATCAAGGGGGAATCGCCAAGACTGGCAGCTACCCAGGGTACCCTAAAAATAATAGGAAGGCCAAAGTCCCAGAGGTGCCCAAGGGTATAAGCCAACTTTCTGCAGGACCAACAAGGGCCTGGCATGAGGAAGGCCTTCAGTCTTGGCTCTGACCCCAGGGCAGGTTTGGACAACCCTTTTCTTCCCATGTCATTCCCCCCTCATCAAGATGAGTTCATGAAAGTCCTTTCGAAAGTCccttaccaaaaacaaaacaaaacaaacaaacaaacaaaaactgcaaattccctggtggtctggtggttaggactccacactgccactgctgggggcccaggtttgatccctggtcggggaactaagatcccacaagtcccaaagcgcagccaaaaaaaaagtcctttagGGATAGCTGTTTTCAGGCTGGGGAGACAATGGGACAGCGCAGGACAGGGGGATTGAGAATTTAGGTGAATGGATGACCAGAGCGGTCCCTgagccctcccctctcctcacccagtcctcccccgccccagccccttcTGAGCTCCCATCCTCCTTGCTGGGTCTCCCTGTCCCTCTCTGATCTGGCATCTCCCTTACTTCGCCCCGCTCTCTCACATCACTGCACCCCTCCCAACACCAAGCCCCTTCTCCCACGCTGAAACCCCCTCCTTTCTGGGAGTTCTCCCATCTTCGCTGAACCCCCAAATCCATCACTGCATCTTCTCACTTCACCAAGCCCCCCTCCTTCTTGGGAGCCCCTCCCCTACCTCTCTCTGGGCCCTGGTGGCTGAGCTATCCTTGCACAATGCCCTTGGTGGCCCTGTTGATGATCCCGAAAACCCCCTTCTCCAGGACTTACCAGCCGGAAAGCCTTGAACCCTAGGAGTGGTCCCACGGGCCAATCCCTCAGCAGGGGTCATGGAGCCCCAAGGCTCTGCATGGGAGGAAGAATGGCTCTGGAGGAGTGACCAATCCCCACCAAGCAGGCAGCAGGCCCCGCCAGCTCAGGCCTCAGACTGTACCGACTCCAGAAAGAAAGTCTTGACCCCACCTGTAAGGAGGATGGAGCAGGGCCAAGGTAAGTCCCGAGGCACCCCCTCTAGGACACCCTGTTGCCAGGCCTCcccatcctctctcctttccccgaGGCCCAGATAGGACAGTAAGTGAGTGCCCCCTGGTGCTCTCCCAGAGACACCTAGATACCTGACACCACCCACCCCAGAAACTTTGGGAATCTCTGCCCAGGTTCTGGGTCCTGCCAGGCCCAGAGCAGAAATGGGGGCAGAAAATCCGAGTCTTGGAAAACACTGACGCCCCCTAGCCCTGCACCTACCATACCTTTGGTCATACtctctgctctgggcctcagtcgcTGAATGCCCTCAAGCCTCCCGGAAGTTCCCTCATGGAGGACCCAGCTCACTTTCTCAGTCTGCCTTTGCAGGGTCTGGGAGCCAAGGCCTGGAGTCCAGGGGGTGAGGGAGACCTGCCACACCCTCTGCGCCTTTGCTGCATAGGTGTGCTGTTACTAATCACACTGGTGTATACTGGGCACCTGCTAGCTGCCAATCACTCCTTAGCTTAttaaatcctcacagcaaccccatgCCACTGAGAGGCAGCAGAGGATTACAGCTGTGCTTGTGGCCACTGgtcaaactgcctgggttcaaatccccactggggcacttactagctgtgggaccatgggcaagttactaagTCTGTTTTTTCCTCTGCAAAATGAAGCTGATCATATGAACTAATACATGTGAAgcctttatttttcaagtaaGAAAGAAACACTCATGGGAATTAATTATGGGAAGATAACTTTGATCTTATTAAGATAATAATATGGAGATCACCCTAATTAGAGAGTGAAATCACTGGTGACCTTCCCAAAGTTGAGGGAGGAATTCCCTAGTGCTCCAGTGGGTTAGGACTGCACGCTTCCACTGTAGAGGGCAagggttggggaactaagatcccacacgctgtggggcctggccaaaaaaaaaggttgaggGAAATAAGAGGAAATGGTAACCGTTCTTTCAGTTTTGTtacaaaagggaaggaaatgggaCCTGAGCTTTAGAAAATAAGTGTAGAGATTTCCTTTCAAGACTAAAGACAGTTAATGAGTTTAAATGATGTGAAGATGGATGGAGAGAAGCAATGGAGAAGTTGATAATGGAGATTTAATTTATAATCAGGAATATAAAGTTCTGAGACAGATAGATAAGAACAGActgttagggaattccctggcggtccagtggttaggactccacgctcccactgcaggaggcacgggctcaatccctagttggggaactaagagcccgcatgccacacagcacagccagaaaaaaaaaaaaaagacttaaaaattttaaaaaaaagaaagaaagaaaagaaaacggaGTTAGAGTAGATGTGACCATTCAGTATTGacgagaagaaaaagaaaaggagtgttaaaaaacaaaattcagctgaGTAAATTTGAAGCTCTAGCTGGCTGTAGTCAATTATTCATGAAATTGGGCAGCCTCGCATCTAGGATAGAAAGGAGCTCCCATAAGTAAAGCCTTGGAGCAGTGTCTGGGGCACCCAGGAAGCATCCAGTCAATGTAGGCATCTTTATGAGGTAGTCtgtaatattctcattttacagatatgcaAACTGACCTCTGAAGGACGAAGGAACTTGAGAAGTTACGCCTCACAACTAGCACAGGATGGGGTGAGAATTCAAATCCTAAACTCTTAAGCTTTCTACCACTGTGAGCccttcatttggaaaatgacaCACGTTTCTGAGTGACGGAAATCTCACTTTTCTGAACAGTAGCCACACTGAAGTTGGTCTTCAATTCCTAAATCCAGGTTTGACTGTGCCTTGGGCAACCCATCTCCCCTCCCGGCCTCAGATTACACAGCTCTATGTTGGGAGATGAGAAGGGCAGAGACTGGGGTGTCTGCGCTCCCTGTCATTCCTGAAATCTGATTCTGGGGGAGAGCTCCGGCCGGCCACCACTCAATTCCCAGTGAGGAGCGTCTATCCGGGGAGTGTGGGGGAAAGAAGGGTGTTCAGCGGGGACGGGAGCTGGGCTGACACCGGGGGCAGACGGCAGGCGAGGctggagaggggctggggcctGGCCGTGGAGGGCCTTGAGTGCCAAAGACAGGCAGGAGCTGGCCTCAGTGTCGCCCTGGACCTTGGGGCCCGCGTGTGAGGTGATGGAACCTGACAGACCCCAGTCGCCATCCCCCTTTGAGCCCCTCCAAGTGCTCTGTGGGCCGGGCAAGCTGTAGAGAGACCCGGCTTCCTCTGCAATGTGGGAATAACGTAGACCTCCAGGGGCTGCCTCCAGAAAAAGCGATACGTAGGGAAGAAAGCATGACGAACCGCAGTGGACTTCAGAGGCTGCGTCGTTGTTCAGACGGGGAATCTGATGGGCAGGTACGCGGTCAAGGGCCCCGCAGGAGCCTGAGTTCCGCCCTCCCACACCAGCTCCTTCCACCGACCGCGGCAATGGACAAGGCCCACAGATGTCGCTAACGCCCTATAAGGCGTTGTAACGCCCTACAGAACCCAGGCCAGGTTACTCCGTGTGACAAACGCCCACACGGAGGGCGGAGaccaaggaaagaggagaaaatggagaacGGGGGCGTGGGGGAAGGGGAATTATTAAAGCCCGCGGTGGGAGGAGCGCTGGGGCACCACCGGGCAGATTACGGCTCAGAGCCCTAGCAACAGGCCGACCATTGGAGGAGCGGGGCAGGCTAGCTGTGATTGGCTCTCGCCGCTGCCCGCGATTGGAAGGCGGCCTCGTCCCCGCCCTGCTCACATCCGGGTGTCTGGCCTGGCCTGGAACCTTAGCGATCGCGGGTTGTCAGATTTCTTTGGCCTACAGGGCAAGCGCCCAAGACGTGCCTGGCGGGCGCGCAGAGCGGTGAGGCTCACCCACGCGGAATCGCAGGTGCGGGTGCGCGCAGGCGTGCCCGCGCAGAACTGAGGTCCCAGGCACACGCAGACAGCGAAATCCTGCACCTGGGGCCCAGGTGTTTGCGGACAGGTGACCGGAGAGAAGGCCGAGGATGGAGTTCCCGTATGGGTTGGAGCTAGGCGTGGGCCGAGCTTGAGGGCCCTACTGCCGTCCCAGGGTCTGGGCCCAACCCGTGTAACGCGAAGGCTTGCAGGAAGCCGAACCCAGCCGACACCCGGGGGCCCGGGCCTGGGGCTGGCGGGCCTGCTGCAGAGCCGGGCGGCGCCCAGCGGGAGGCAGCAGAGGACGGCGCCACTGGAGCCGGCACATGCgtgggggcggggggccggggcCCGGAGGGCTGCTGAATCCTCCCAACTCCGGGGCCCTGCAAATCATTTGGTAACCCAAGTAAACAGGGCAGAGGCGGCCAGACCAGTCGCTGGTGCATTCTTGGGTCCTGAAGCCCTGAGGAATGGACCAAGGCTGTTTTGTTATCTAGGTTCGTTTTGGCCCTATCACCACTGggctaaataaattttaaatccttAACATTTAGGATATTAGGGGAGTATTGCTCCTTTTGCTTTTGCCCAGCAGTGTAATGAAGTGTCTGTTTGATCTTGGGGATCTGGACAGCATTTAGGGGAAATTACATGGAAAGGAGCTCACCCAAAATGCTTGCAGTCAGCCACAAGCTGCTCCTCCTTTATACGGGTTACCCAGCCATTACTTCCCAAATCTATCTTGTGTATTTGAATGTAAGGCCTAATTTTGGTCAAGAGAATATTTTTCACTTAGTCCACCCACTACCCTCTCCAACCTAGTACTCATCATTGAGGAACCACAACATTCCCCAAAAGGAATGTCTGTTTGAAAACTGAGCAGTTTCCAAACTGAGCAGGCAAAACCACTTATAAACCGTAATAACGTAACACCTCCATATTTTGGGAGGCAAGGACTTTTGGAAGGCAAAATGCTTTCATAACAAACCTAAGGGAATCCAAAATGAGCTTTCAGTCAGGCTTTAAAGAACTGACCAACCATCAAAACCCCAGCCCTAAAATCTGGCTTCAGGAGGCTAAGAGAATGAAGAGATGGAAGGTTTGATGTCTCGTGTTGGCCCCTTATCTGAGAGCCAGTAAGTAGTAGGGTAGTTTGTCCATCGTGGTGGGAATAACCAGTTAACACCAAGACTGTGTTAAAAGTCTATAGATTCATTCTCCCAAGGTAGATCCAGTATGAAGGCAGCCTCAGACATGATTGCAGCTTCCTGAAAACTCTGGGAGTGGTGGGCTGCACTATTTTGCCACCTCTGCCAGGCATAGGGGCAAACAGCTGCAGACCACCAGGATTCACCAGGTCAAGTGAGCACATGTATGAGATGGCTTGCTGAGTCAAAGCACGTGCTGAGTGGGCACCTACCTAGTTCTTTTTCCATCCAAGGGAAACAGGAGAGGATTTTGAGGAGGCAAAACACCCTAACCTAAAAGACTACTCAGAAAACAAGATGGTTCCTCTGGGTGACAGGCAGGCAGCTTTGTCCTCATGGGCTCAGGTCACAGGCCCCTGGTGCTGACCGCTGCTTAAGGCCATCTGATTCTGGTGGAAGAGCCCTGGGCCGGCCACCACTCAATTCAAATTCAGTTCCACCTGAACCAATGAAAAGGCTGGATGGAGggacaaagaaaaatctttatgCAAGACCAAAAAAAGTGCCCCAACAGGAATAGAAACAAATCATATGACACAGGaggaaacaaacagacaaaacccagAATGTGTTAAGACCACCAAGTAGCCTGGTCTCTGGAAAAGTCAATGTTATAAAAGAGGTGGAAGGAGTAGAGGCTAAAGAAAACTATTATGAAATCCAATTAATCGATTTCATTGGATCAGAGGAGAGGGGGTTAGAAAGTGCTATCAAAGGCATTCTGGGTAAAATTTGGGGAGATCTGAATATGGGCTGGTATTAAGAGAATTATTGTGATTTCCTTAGGTGTGATAACAGTGTGGCCGTcataagagaatgtccttgtttttaggagAAATATCAACATAGGGAGTGCAATGTCATTACTTTCAAGGTTCCAcaagacaaatataaaatgtcaCAAAGCAATGGATATTTGGTTTATCCCTGTACCATTCTTTTCAActtttgtgtttgaaatttttcaaaatatataaaaggttggggggggggtgggtcaAGTCCCCCGATACCACCTAGCTATCCTTTAAACAGGGTTAAATCTAACGCAAGAGGCAATTACTGGGACCACCGGTTTTCAAATATCCACATTTAAAAACCACAAGCCAGGGAATTTTCccacggtccagtggttaggactccacgctttcactgccgaagtcctgggttcaatccttggtgggggaaccaaaatcctgcaagctgcgcagcgcagccaaaaaacaaaatcacagggCAAAAAAAACCTTATATGACCCACGGGTCACTTAATGCTCAAAAGCAGCAAAAATCCTTCCATCTCAAACTGAGGCAGGTTAGGAAGCACAGAGGACAGTCGCTCGTTACCTCTAGGAAGGAAAATGGGTGGCTGGGAAACCACCATGGGAGACTTACTGTTACCCGATGTCACCATACTACtgtccagatag
The sequence above is drawn from the Balaenoptera musculus isolate JJ_BM4_2016_0621 chromosome 15, mBalMus1.pri.v3, whole genome shotgun sequence genome and encodes:
- the HSPB1 gene encoding heat shock protein beta-1 — translated: MAERRVPFSLLRGPSWDPFRDWYPAHSRLFDQAFGLPRLPEEWSQWLSHSGWPGYVRPLSAAAIEGPSYSRALSRQLSSGFSEIQQTADRWRVSLDVNHFAPEELTVKTKDGVVEITGKHEERQDEHGYISRCFTRKYTLPPGVDPTQVSSSLSPEGTLTVEAPLPKPATQSAEITIPVTFEARAQLGGPEAGKSEQPGNK